In Nitrospiria bacterium, one DNA window encodes the following:
- a CDS encoding type II toxin-antitoxin system VapC family toxin yields MIYLDTSALIKRYITETGSDKIRSLFTSQDHLATSKVAYVEVYAAFTRRKREGDLPSMRYQQVCRLFEREWPAYLVIELHDDILRLSRDLIKKHPLRGLDAIHLASAKLIKQKISKETIFGCADNRLLNSAKSEGFKLLSV; encoded by the coding sequence GTGATCTACCTGGATACGAGCGCTTTGATTAAGCGCTATATCACAGAAACTGGATCGGACAAAATTCGTTCATTATTCACAAGCCAGGACCATCTGGCAACTTCTAAAGTTGCTTATGTGGAGGTTTATGCTGCCTTCACTCGCAGGAAACGGGAAGGAGATTTACCCTCAATGCGATATCAGCAGGTGTGCCGGTTGTTTGAACGGGAGTGGCCTGCTTATCTGGTGATCGAACTTCATGATGATATTCTTCGGTTATCGCGCGATCTGATAAAGAAGCACCCTCTCAGAGGATTGGATGCCATTCATCTTGCTTCCGCCAAATTAATAAAGCAAAAGATAAGTAAAGAAACCATCTTTGGTTGTGCAGATAACCGACTTTTGAATTCAGCTAAATCCGAAGGATTCAAATTACTGTCTGTATGA
- a CDS encoding type II toxin-antitoxin system prevent-host-death family antitoxin: protein MSIVGVKELKNRLTQYLRKTKQGEKVIVTERGKPIAVISSSRGALPATSIEMKLADLEREGRIRLPQKKFLKKLPSIRISGLPISDTLLEDRG, encoded by the coding sequence ATGAGCATTGTTGGGGTCAAAGAACTTAAAAATCGTTTAACGCAATATCTCCGCAAGACCAAGCAGGGTGAAAAGGTAATCGTCACGGAACGTGGGAAGCCCATTGCCGTTATCTCTTCTTCCAGAGGCGCCCTTCCTGCTACCTCGATAGAAATGAAGTTGGCGGACCTGGAACGGGAAGGCAGAATCAGGCTCCCCCAGAAGAAATTCTTAAAAAAGCTTCCCTCCATTAGAATATCGGGTTTACCCATTTCTGACACGCTCCTTGAGGATCGCGGGTGA